In Mycolicibacterium lutetiense, the sequence AGGGCGATGGAGATCAGCCGGTCCAGGAACTCCCACATCCGGTCGCCGCGCAGCGTGACGCGGGCACCGATCGGCATACCCTCACGGAGCTTGAACTGTGCGATGGACTTGCGGGCCTTACGGATCTCCGGCTTCTGGCCGGTGATCAGCGCCAGGTCGGCAACCGCGCCGTTGATCAGCTTGGCGTCACGGGCGGCGTCGCCGACGCCCATGTTGACCACAACCTTGACCACACCGGGGATCTGCATGACGTTGGCGAACTCGAACTGCTGATTCAGCGACTCGCGGATCTCTTCGCGGTAGCGCTGCTTCAGCCGAGGCTGAACCTTCTCTGGTGCAGTCATCAGATGTCCTTGCCATTGGTCTTGGCGATGCGGACCTTCTTGCCGGTCTCTTCATCGACGCGGTAACCCACACGAGTCGGCTTGCCGTCAGAATCGACCACCATCACGTTGGACACGTGGATGGCGGCTTCCTGGGTGACGATGCCACCCGACGATGCGCCACGCTCGTTCTGCGACTGCGCGGTGTGCTTCTTGATCCGGTTGACGCCCTCGACCAGGATCTTGTCGCGGGTCGGGAAGGCCTCGATGACCTTGCCCTTCGCGCCCTTGTCCTTACCGGAGACCACCAGCACGGTGTCGCCCTTGTGGACCTTCATTTACAAAACCTCCGGAGCCAGCGAGACGATCTTCATGAACTTCTTCTCGCGCAGTTCGCGACCGACCGGCCCGAAGATGCGGGTACCGCGCGGGTCGTTGTCGGCCTTGATGATGACGGCGGCGTTCTCGTCGAACTTGATGTAGCTACCGTCGGCGCGGCGACGCTCCTTGACGGTGCGCACCACGACGGCCTTGACGACATCGCCGCGCTTGACGTTGCCGCCCGGGATGGCGTCCTTGACGGTCGCGACGATGACATCACCGATGCCTGCGTAGCGTCGCGATGAGCCACCGAGCACACGGATGCACAAGATCTCCTTGGCGCCCGTGTTGTCGGCGACCTTCAACCGCGATTCCTGCTGAATCACTCGATCTCCTGACCTGGATTTGTATGCACGCCAGATACCGACCTGGACGTGCGCGGTCTTTGTCACCGAAGGGCACGCAGGGCTGACCCAAAACAGCAGTCAGCCGAGGTCTGCCCAAGGCAACCCCTACATAGTAGGTGAGCACGGCGAATGCGCCAAATCGCCGCCGAGGGGACCGCACACCGTCAGCTGAGCACGCAGCGGAATCCGATGTGCGTGGTCGAGCTGTCCTGTGATTGGGGTGACCTCGCGGCCGGCCGGTAGCGGTGACAGTACTCGGGCGCGCACAGATGCGAACCGCCCTTGAGCACCTGGTTCACCATCGGATCGGGGTCGGCGGGCGGCGGGCAGCACGCCGGCGCGTCGGCGTCGGGCCGGTGCTGCCCGGCGAACCGGGTCGTGGTCCACTCCCACACATTGCCGATCATGTCCGCCAGCCCGAAGGCATTGGTCGGGAAGCTGCCGACCGGTGAGGTGCCGCGCCAGCCCAGCGCGCCGTCGTTGCGATACGGGAACCGGCCCTGCCAGGTGTTGGCCATGAGCACTCCGCCCGGGGTGGCCTCGTCACCCCACGCGTAGCTGCCCTCGACTCCCCCGCGTGCGGCGTACTCCCATTCGGCTTCGGTGGGCAGTCGGCGCCCGGCCCAGGCCGCGTAGGCCGCCGCGTCCGGATAGGCCACCTGTACGACGGGGTGGTCGGCGGCAGCCGGGTCCCGATCGGGCCCGAACGGGTGGCGCCAGTTGGCTCCGGGCGCCCAGTCCCACCACTGACGCCAGTCCCGCAGGTCGACGGGACCGCCGGTGGGCCGGAACACCAGGGCCCCAGGCACCAGGTCGGCCTCGTCGACTCCGGGATACAGCGCGGGGTCCATCGGTTGCTCGGCGACCGTGACGTATCCGGTGGCCGCGACGAACTCACCGAACTGGGCGGTGGTGACCGAATGCTGCTCGATGGCGAACGCACCGACGGTGACGGTGTGCACCGGAGCTTCTTCGGGATAGAACGCCGTCGAACCCATCCGGAAGGTTCCGCCGGGAAGCTCAAGGAGTTCGGTGGCCACGGCACCGAGGCTAGTCACCGCCGATTGCCGAACGGCTCAGCCCGGCATGGTGATTCCGAAGTCGGCGAGCATCGCCGAACTGGCCTGGTCGAACCCCGGGGTTCCGCTGGGGGCCTCGACGCGCTCGGCGACCAGGAAATCGCCGCTGTTGGTCCAAATGTGCACGGTCCGGTCGGCATATTGGGTGCCCTCGCCCGGCCGGTCGGCCAGGATGCCCATCAGCTTCTGCCCGCTGTAGCCGCACAAGTCGCCGGGCAACACGCTGACGCTGTGGATCGAGAACTTCGCGATGCGGTCGTCGCTGTACTGATCGAACGCGTCCTGTGCGTTCCGGGTGGTCGGGCTCACGGTGATCTCGGCGGCCATCCCGGCCGGTCCGGTCAGTCGCACCGCCTCCGTGTCGGACGTCGCCTCGGTGAACCCGTCGGGTACCCCGACGGTGAGCGTCGGAGATCCCGGCGCCGGACTGCGCACCGTGACGGTCCGTCCGTCCGGGGGTGGGCAGGTGACCTCACCGGCAGCCAACACCCGCGTCGTCGTCGGTTCGACACCGTAGGCGGGCAGGGCGAATCTGGGTGCGGGCCGGCTCGACGTGATGGTCGCCGCCGGAACCGTCGTGACCGGTGCCGCCACGGTGGTGGAGGGGACAGCCGAACGGTCGACGGGGCCGCCGGCGCCGCAGCCCGCCGACACGGCGATTGCCAGCGCACCCGCACCCATCGCCACCGGCTTCATCGATCAGTCCTTGGCGAATGCCACGGCAAGTTTGCGCTCGAGGTCCTGATACGGCTCACCGGACAGGTCGACGGTGACGTGCCCGATGGTGCCGCCGGTGAAGGCGAACGGTGCCCGGTATTGCTGTGACACCGCCGATCCGGTGTTGCGGCCGACGCAGATGCCACCCCCGGCGAGCGCGAACATGCCGGGGTGGGTTTGCATCCCGGCCAACTCGGCCACCGCGTCGTCGTCGACGTACAAGGTGGTGTCCCCCACCGGGGTGTGGCTGCCTTCGACGGTGCCGGTCCGCTCGTATTGCACGCCGAAGATATGCCGCCCCAACGGGATCGGGTCGGGTGAGACCAGCGACTGCTCCTGCTCGCCCAGGAAGTTGTAGACGTAGTGCAGCCGCCCGTCGGCGATGAACAGCACGTGACCGCCGTGCGCACCGCCCTGCTTGAACAACACGCCGTGCGCGTCGGCCCCGTCCACGGTGACATCAGCGAGCACCGTGAACGACTGCCCGCGCAGTTCGGCCGCCGCGCCGAGACCGACCTCGGCGGTGTGCGGGTAGTAGGTGTAGCTGGACCGTTCACCGGCCAGGTACGGCCGCCACCGGCTCATGGTCTCGAGGAGGTTGAGATCGGCCAGTGGCAACCCGTTGTACTTGTCGGCCTCGCTGAACCACAACGCGATGAGCTCGGCGAGTTTCTCCGGCTGTTCGTCGGCCAGATCGTGGCACTGGCTGCGGTCGGCCTCGATGTGGAACAGCTCCCAGCGGTCGGCGTCGAAGTGGGACCAGCCCGACGGGGTGGCGGCGTGCACGGTGTTGGCAAACCAGCCTCTGTGCCAGATGCCGCGGGTACCGAGCATCGTGTAGAACTGAGTTTCTTTCCCTGTGGGTGCGTCCGGATCATCTAGCGCCACTTTGAAACTCACTCCGTCGAGCGGCTTCTGCGGAACCCCGCGCACGCTCGCCGGCGGGGTGATATCGAGCAGGTCGTAGATGGTCGGGGTGATGTCGCAGACGTTGATGTAGTTGTCGCGTACCGCGCCGTGGGCGCCGATACCGTTGGGCCAGGAGATGATTGCGGTGTCAGCGATTCCACCCTCATGAGAGGCGTAGCGCTTGAACAGCTTGTAGGGGGTGTTGAACGCCATCGCCCAGCCGATCGGGTAATGGTTGTAGGTCTCGGGCGACCCGAGCCGGTCGATGAACCTGAGCCCTTCCTCGGCGGTGTCGATGTAGCCGTTGAAGAACTTGGTCTCGTTGACCGAGCCGTTCGGCCCGCCCTCGCCGCTGGCCCCGTTGTCGGAGATCACCACGATGATCGTGTTGTCGAGTTGCCCCGTCTCCTCCAGAAAGTCCAGCACCCGGCCGATCTGAGCGTCGGTGTACGTCAGGAACCCGGCGAACACCTCGGCCATCCGGGCGAACAACCGCTTCTCGTCGTCACTCAAGCTGTCCCACGGCCGCACGGTGTCCTGGGCAGGCCAGGGTTCACCGTTGGGTCCAGTCACATCGGCATACGGGTTGACCGGTGACAGTTCGGTGTCGGGCGGCACGATGCCCAGCCGCTTCTGGTTCGCCAGCACGATGTCGCGGTAGGCCTCATAGCCCATGTCGAACCGGCCGGCATAGCGGTCGGCCCATTCCTTGAACACGTGGTGCGGGGCGTGGCCGGCGCCTGGGCACAGGTAGGTGAACCACGGTTTGTCCGGGGCGATCACCTTGGCGTCCCGGATGAACTCGATGGTCTTGTCAGCCAGGTCCTGCGACAGGTGGTAGCCCTCCTCGGGGGTGGCCGGCGGATCGACCGGATGGTTGTCGTACATCAGGTCGGGGTACCACTGATCGGTCTCGCCGCCCATGAATCCGTAGAACCGCTCGAATCCACGTGAACACGGCCAATGCCGTTTGGTGGCAGCAAGGTTCGACTCTTCCAACGGCGTCAGGTGCCACTTGCCCACGCAGTAGGTGTTGTAGCCGTTCTCGGCGAGCACCTCCGGCAGCAGGGCGGTCTCGAAAGGAATTCGCCCGTTGCAGTTGGGGAATCCGTCGGTGAACTCCTCGATGGTGGCCATACCGACCGTGGT encodes:
- the rplE gene encoding 50S ribosomal protein L5, with amino-acid sequence MTAPEKVQPRLKQRYREEIRESLNQQFEFANVMQIPGVVKVVVNMGVGDAARDAKLINGAVADLALITGQKPEIRKARKSIAQFKLREGMPIGARVTLRGDRMWEFLDRLISIALPRIRDFRGLNGKQFDGTGNYTFGLNEQSMFHEIDVDSIDRPRGMDITVVTSATNDDEGRALLKALGFPFKEN
- the rplX gene encoding 50S ribosomal protein L24, which produces MKVHKGDTVLVVSGKDKGAKGKVIEAFPTRDKILVEGVNRIKKHTAQSQNERGASSGGIVTQEAAIHVSNVMVVDSDGKPTRVGYRVDEETGKKVRIAKTNGKDI
- the rplN gene encoding 50S ribosomal protein L14; the protein is MIQQESRLKVADNTGAKEILCIRVLGGSSRRYAGIGDVIVATVKDAIPGGNVKRGDVVKAVVVRTVKERRRADGSYIKFDENAAVIIKADNDPRGTRIFGPVGRELREKKFMKIVSLAPEVL
- a CDS encoding formylglycine-generating enzyme family protein, whose protein sequence is MATELLELPGGTFRMGSTAFYPEEAPVHTVTVGAFAIEQHSVTTAQFGEFVAATGYVTVAEQPMDPALYPGVDEADLVPGALVFRPTGGPVDLRDWRQWWDWAPGANWRHPFGPDRDPAAADHPVVQVAYPDAAAYAAWAGRRLPTEAEWEYAARGGVEGSYAWGDEATPGGVLMANTWQGRFPYRNDGALGWRGTSPVGSFPTNAFGLADMIGNVWEWTTTRFAGQHRPDADAPACCPPPADPDPMVNQVLKGGSHLCAPEYCHRYRPAARSPQSQDSSTTHIGFRCVLS
- a CDS encoding arylsulfatase yields the protein MATVFNSAVNSAFNGKIELDVRDSEPDWGPYAAPTAVEDAPNVLYLVWDDTGIATWDCFGGLVAMPAMSRIAERGVRLSQFHTTALCSPTRAALLTGRNATTVGMATIEEFTDGFPNCNGRIPFETALLPEVLAENGYNTYCVGKWHLTPLEESNLAATKRHWPCSRGFERFYGFMGGETDQWYPDLMYDNHPVDPPATPEEGYHLSQDLADKTIEFIRDAKVIAPDKPWFTYLCPGAGHAPHHVFKEWADRYAGRFDMGYEAYRDIVLANQKRLGIVPPDTELSPVNPYADVTGPNGEPWPAQDTVRPWDSLSDDEKRLFARMAEVFAGFLTYTDAQIGRVLDFLEETGQLDNTIIVVISDNGASGEGGPNGSVNETKFFNGYIDTAEEGLRFIDRLGSPETYNHYPIGWAMAFNTPYKLFKRYASHEGGIADTAIISWPNGIGAHGAVRDNYINVCDITPTIYDLLDITPPASVRGVPQKPLDGVSFKVALDDPDAPTGKETQFYTMLGTRGIWHRGWFANTVHAATPSGWSHFDADRWELFHIEADRSQCHDLADEQPEKLAELIALWFSEADKYNGLPLADLNLLETMSRWRPYLAGERSSYTYYPHTAEVGLGAAAELRGQSFTVLADVTVDGADAHGVLFKQGGAHGGHVLFIADGRLHYVYNFLGEQEQSLVSPDPIPLGRHIFGVQYERTGTVEGSHTPVGDTTLYVDDDAVAELAGMQTHPGMFALAGGGICVGRNTGSAVSQQYRAPFAFTGGTIGHVTVDLSGEPYQDLERKLAVAFAKD